From one Magnolia sinica isolate HGM2019 chromosome 18, MsV1, whole genome shotgun sequence genomic stretch:
- the LOC131233174 gene encoding ubiquitin carboxyl-terminal hydrolase 21-like isoform X3 — protein MVFIEALDNPSSPFFTEIKPFLVAAGLANIGNTCFLNAVLQCFTHTVQLVQSLRSFDHEFPCQGNDGGFCVLCALREHIDLSLASSGQTIIPWKLVENLNYLSSSLQRYRQEDAHEFFQCMLDRLHSCCVDLKPQDESSSLQDDSFINQIFGGRLRSQLRCCNCGHCSDNFEPLIDLSLEIEDTDSVLTALESFTQVEKIEDTETIFTCESCREEVSLEKQLKLDKVPEVVTLHLKRFKSNGYYIQKIWEFVGYPLELDLQPFVSSSNDDDNVTRVSEEDVLHQEAYILFYKRQGSPWFSSLMEAQQMLNDSDSLSTSPDSGIGDLVALAGMVDCSASHREFDEVTDAPSTQPSSSSSARILPEENSDVNDQIPCDQLRSVGKESLKKSSDEDGIDQLEMAGEEGLKKSSHDNGMVSKAVLRLLRGSMPDSRISQIMGCMAPSLECIDGSLKRQKMSDA, from the exons ATGGTCTTCATAGAAGCCCTAGACAATCCATCTTCTCCTTTCTTCACAGAAATCAAACCCTTTCTCGTG GCAGCAGGTCTCGCGAACATAGGCAACACGTGCTTTCTCAACGCGGTTCTCCAGTGCTTTACGCATACAGTCCAGCTCGTGCAGAGCCTCCGGTCTTTTGATCACGAGTTCCCGTGTCAGG GTAATGATGGAGGTTTCTGTGTTCTGTGTGCTTTGCGAGAGCACATTGATCTCTCTTTGGCTTCATCAGGACAAACCATCATTCCCTGGAAACTGGTTGAGAATTTGAACT ATCTATCATCTTCTTTACAGAGATACCGGCAGGAAGATGCTCATGAATTCTTCCAGTGCATGCTGGACAGGCTCCACAGTTGCTGCGTGGACTTGAAACCACAAGATGAGTCCTCATCTTTGCAGGATGACAGCTTCATAAACCAGATTTTTGGAGGCCGTCTCCGAAGCCAG CTTCGATGTTGCAATTGTGGCCATTGTTCAGACAACTTTGAGCctctaatcgatctgagcttggAGATCGAAGATACCGACTCTGTCTTGACTGCTCTAGAATCATTCACACAGGTAGAAAAAATTGAAGATACAGAGACGATCTTCACCTGTGAAAGCTGTAGAGAGGAAGTATCATTAGAGAAACAGCTTAAGCTGGACAAGGTCCCCGAAGTTGTGACACTACACCTCAAACGATTTAAAAGCAACGGTTACTACATTCAGAAGATTTGGGAGTTTGTGGGTTACCCTTTGGAATTGGATTTGCAACCTTTCGTTAGCAGCTCAAATGACGATGACAAT GTGACCAGGGTTAGTGAAGAGGATGTGCTTCATCAGGAGGCCTACATTCTCTTCTACAAAAGGCAAGGATCCCCCTGGTTTTCGAGCTTGATGGAGGCACAACAGATGCTCAACGATTCAGACAGTTTATCTACTTCCCCAGATTCGGGGATAGGTGATTTGGTGGCTCTCGCAGGAATGGTTGATTGCAGTGCATCTCATCGTGAGTTCGATGAGGTCACGGATGCCCCTTCTACACAGCCCTCCAGTTCTTCAAGCGCTCGCATACTCCCTGAAGAGAATTCTG ATGTAAATGATCAAATCCCATGTGACCAATTGAGATCGGTGGGCAAAGAAAGCTTAAAGAAATCCAGTGACGAGGATGGAATCGACCAATTGGAAATGGCAGGCGAAGAAGGCTTAAAGAAATCCAGCCACGACAATGGAATGGTAAGCAAGGCAGTTCTTAGACTGCTGAGGGGAAGCATGCCTGATTCACGTATCTCCCAGATAATGGGCTGCATGGCACCCTCATTGGAGTGCATTGATGGAAGTTTAAAGAGGCAGAAAATGTCTGATGCCTAG
- the LOC131233174 gene encoding ubiquitin carboxyl-terminal hydrolase 21-like isoform X2 — MVFIEALDNPSSPFFTEIKPFLVAAGLANIGNTCFLNAVLQCFTHTVQLVQSLRSFDHEFPCQGNDGGFCVLCALREHIDLSLASSGQTIIPWKLVENLNYLSSSLQRYRQEDAHEFFQCMLDRLHSCCVDLKPQDESSSLQDDSFINQIFGGRLRSQLRCCNCGHCSDNFEPLIDLSLEIEDTDSVLTALESFTQVEKIEDTETIFTCESCREEVSLEKQLKLDKVPEVVTLHLKRFKSNGYYIQKIWEFVGYPLELDLQPFVSSSNDDDNSKYELYAVLVHSGISSYSGHYFCFICSSPHSWYQLDDSEVTRVSEEDVLHQEAYILFYKRQGSPWFSSLMEAQQMLNDSDSLSTSPDSGIGDLVALAGMVDCSASHREFDEVTDAPSTQPSSSSSARILPEENSDVNDQIPCDQLRSVGKESLKKSSDEDGIDQLEMAGEEGLKKSSHDNGMVSKAVLRLLRGSMPDSRISQIMGCMAPSLECIDGSLKRQKMSDA, encoded by the exons ATGGTCTTCATAGAAGCCCTAGACAATCCATCTTCTCCTTTCTTCACAGAAATCAAACCCTTTCTCGTG GCAGCAGGTCTCGCGAACATAGGCAACACGTGCTTTCTCAACGCGGTTCTCCAGTGCTTTACGCATACAGTCCAGCTCGTGCAGAGCCTCCGGTCTTTTGATCACGAGTTCCCGTGTCAGG GTAATGATGGAGGTTTCTGTGTTCTGTGTGCTTTGCGAGAGCACATTGATCTCTCTTTGGCTTCATCAGGACAAACCATCATTCCCTGGAAACTGGTTGAGAATTTGAACT ATCTATCATCTTCTTTACAGAGATACCGGCAGGAAGATGCTCATGAATTCTTCCAGTGCATGCTGGACAGGCTCCACAGTTGCTGCGTGGACTTGAAACCACAAGATGAGTCCTCATCTTTGCAGGATGACAGCTTCATAAACCAGATTTTTGGAGGCCGTCTCCGAAGCCAG CTTCGATGTTGCAATTGTGGCCATTGTTCAGACAACTTTGAGCctctaatcgatctgagcttggAGATCGAAGATACCGACTCTGTCTTGACTGCTCTAGAATCATTCACACAGGTAGAAAAAATTGAAGATACAGAGACGATCTTCACCTGTGAAAGCTGTAGAGAGGAAGTATCATTAGAGAAACAGCTTAAGCTGGACAAGGTCCCCGAAGTTGTGACACTACACCTCAAACGATTTAAAAGCAACGGTTACTACATTCAGAAGATTTGGGAGTTTGTGGGTTACCCTTTGGAATTGGATTTGCAACCTTTCGTTAGCAGCTCAAATGACGATGACAAT TCAAAATACGAACTATATGCTGTGCTGGTgcatagtgggatttcatcttATTCTGGGCATTACTTTTGCTTCATTTGTTCCTCCCCACACTCATGGTACCAGTTGGATGACTCTGAG GTGACCAGGGTTAGTGAAGAGGATGTGCTTCATCAGGAGGCCTACATTCTCTTCTACAAAAGGCAAGGATCCCCCTGGTTTTCGAGCTTGATGGAGGCACAACAGATGCTCAACGATTCAGACAGTTTATCTACTTCCCCAGATTCGGGGATAGGTGATTTGGTGGCTCTCGCAGGAATGGTTGATTGCAGTGCATCTCATCGTGAGTTCGATGAGGTCACGGATGCCCCTTCTACACAGCCCTCCAGTTCTTCAAGCGCTCGCATACTCCCTGAAGAGAATTCTG ATGTAAATGATCAAATCCCATGTGACCAATTGAGATCGGTGGGCAAAGAAAGCTTAAAGAAATCCAGTGACGAGGATGGAATCGACCAATTGGAAATGGCAGGCGAAGAAGGCTTAAAGAAATCCAGCCACGACAATGGAATGGTAAGCAAGGCAGTTCTTAGACTGCTGAGGGGAAGCATGCCTGATTCACGTATCTCCCAGATAATGGGCTGCATGGCACCCTCATTGGAGTGCATTGATGGAAGTTTAAAGAGGCAGAAAATGTCTGATGCCTAG
- the LOC131233174 gene encoding ubiquitin carboxyl-terminal hydrolase 21-like isoform X1 — MVFIEALDNPSSPFFTEIKPFLVAAGLANIGNTCFLNAVLQCFTHTVQLVQSLRSFDHEFPCQGNDGGFCVLCALREHIDLSLASSGQTIIPWKLVENLNYLSSSLQRYRQEDAHEFFQCMLDRLHSCCVDLKPQDESSSLQDDSFINQIFGGRLRSQLRCCNCGHCSDNFEPLIDLSLEIEDTDSVLTALESFTQVEKIEDTETIFTCESCREEVSLEKQLKLDKVPEVVTLHLKRFKSNGYYIQKIWEFVGYPLELDLQPFVSSSNDDDNGKSKYELYAVLVHSGISSYSGHYFCFICSSPHSWYQLDDSEVTRVSEEDVLHQEAYILFYKRQGSPWFSSLMEAQQMLNDSDSLSTSPDSGIGDLVALAGMVDCSASHREFDEVTDAPSTQPSSSSSARILPEENSDVNDQIPCDQLRSVGKESLKKSSDEDGIDQLEMAGEEGLKKSSHDNGMVSKAVLRLLRGSMPDSRISQIMGCMAPSLECIDGSLKRQKMSDA; from the exons ATGGTCTTCATAGAAGCCCTAGACAATCCATCTTCTCCTTTCTTCACAGAAATCAAACCCTTTCTCGTG GCAGCAGGTCTCGCGAACATAGGCAACACGTGCTTTCTCAACGCGGTTCTCCAGTGCTTTACGCATACAGTCCAGCTCGTGCAGAGCCTCCGGTCTTTTGATCACGAGTTCCCGTGTCAGG GTAATGATGGAGGTTTCTGTGTTCTGTGTGCTTTGCGAGAGCACATTGATCTCTCTTTGGCTTCATCAGGACAAACCATCATTCCCTGGAAACTGGTTGAGAATTTGAACT ATCTATCATCTTCTTTACAGAGATACCGGCAGGAAGATGCTCATGAATTCTTCCAGTGCATGCTGGACAGGCTCCACAGTTGCTGCGTGGACTTGAAACCACAAGATGAGTCCTCATCTTTGCAGGATGACAGCTTCATAAACCAGATTTTTGGAGGCCGTCTCCGAAGCCAG CTTCGATGTTGCAATTGTGGCCATTGTTCAGACAACTTTGAGCctctaatcgatctgagcttggAGATCGAAGATACCGACTCTGTCTTGACTGCTCTAGAATCATTCACACAGGTAGAAAAAATTGAAGATACAGAGACGATCTTCACCTGTGAAAGCTGTAGAGAGGAAGTATCATTAGAGAAACAGCTTAAGCTGGACAAGGTCCCCGAAGTTGTGACACTACACCTCAAACGATTTAAAAGCAACGGTTACTACATTCAGAAGATTTGGGAGTTTGTGGGTTACCCTTTGGAATTGGATTTGCAACCTTTCGTTAGCAGCTCAAATGACGATGACAAT GGGAAGTCAAAATACGAACTATATGCTGTGCTGGTgcatagtgggatttcatcttATTCTGGGCATTACTTTTGCTTCATTTGTTCCTCCCCACACTCATGGTACCAGTTGGATGACTCTGAG GTGACCAGGGTTAGTGAAGAGGATGTGCTTCATCAGGAGGCCTACATTCTCTTCTACAAAAGGCAAGGATCCCCCTGGTTTTCGAGCTTGATGGAGGCACAACAGATGCTCAACGATTCAGACAGTTTATCTACTTCCCCAGATTCGGGGATAGGTGATTTGGTGGCTCTCGCAGGAATGGTTGATTGCAGTGCATCTCATCGTGAGTTCGATGAGGTCACGGATGCCCCTTCTACACAGCCCTCCAGTTCTTCAAGCGCTCGCATACTCCCTGAAGAGAATTCTG ATGTAAATGATCAAATCCCATGTGACCAATTGAGATCGGTGGGCAAAGAAAGCTTAAAGAAATCCAGTGACGAGGATGGAATCGACCAATTGGAAATGGCAGGCGAAGAAGGCTTAAAGAAATCCAGCCACGACAATGGAATGGTAAGCAAGGCAGTTCTTAGACTGCTGAGGGGAAGCATGCCTGATTCACGTATCTCCCAGATAATGGGCTGCATGGCACCCTCATTGGAGTGCATTGATGGAAGTTTAAAGAGGCAGAAAATGTCTGATGCCTAG